From the genome of Methylocystis bryophila, one region includes:
- a CDS encoding TonB-dependent receptor plug domain-containing protein encodes MPRLKIASITALMIVATSALADPLLLGAKGKRAPVSSPPAGAGHDGYYAPYIIGADGRKYPIMEIPGGATVITRQVIDDQQATTLGEALKNVSGVMVRSR; translated from the coding sequence ATGCCCCGCTTGAAGATCGCCTCCATCACTGCGCTTATGATCGTTGCGACGAGCGCGCTGGCCGATCCGCTCCTTCTAGGGGCCAAAGGGAAGAGAGCGCCTGTATCGTCGCCGCCGGCCGGTGCTGGCCACGATGGCTATTACGCGCCTTACATTATCGGCGCCGACGGCAGGAAATATCCAATCATGGAGATTCCTGGCGGCGCGACGGTCATCACACGACAGGTCATCGACGATCAGCAGGCCACAACGCTTGGCGAGGCCTTGAAAAACGTTTCTGGCGTCATGGTCAGAAGTCGGTGA